TTGCGGGTCGATGAGCAGGCACAAATTACTCATAGACAGGGCTATCAGGTCGAAGAGCTGGCCGCGGGTCTGCGGATCTTGCAGCTGCTTCGGGTCTTGGCTCAGGAGCGATATTTGCTGCTCCAAATCGCCGCCGGACGTGTAGTACTTGCGCAGGGAATCGGTTGAAGTCAGCGTGTAACCCATTTCGCCGGCCGACCCGTGCCTGCCCCGCAGGATGGTTCCTTTCGAGATGATGCCCGCGCCCACGCCGAAGTGCCGGATGGTGTAGCCCACTACTGGATCGCAGCCCTTGCCCGCGCCCACGAGCGACTCCCCGTAGGCAAAGGCGTTGGCATTATTCTCAATCAATATGTCGTCGCTAAACGACGTTTGCAGGATGGAGAGGAGGGGCACTTGCGACCAGTGGAGCTCGTTGGCTGCGTACACCATGCCGTCGCCGTTCACCACGCCGGGAATTCCTATGCCAATGCCGCTGCAGGGGATGGACATTTTCTGCGCTTGGGCCTGCAAAAAGCTAATCATGGCCACGATGCTCTGCACGTAGCTGTTTTGGTCTTGGTCCACGCGGGAGTCTTGGCCGTATTTGCTGCTGACTTGGAAGAGCGTCTTGCCGTTGAGCCCCATCAGCGCCCCGTCTATCTGGCTGCCGCGCACGTTGATGGTCACCATGGCGTGGTAGCTGCTGTTGAAGCTCAGAATTTGCATGGGGCGGCCGCGGCCGTCTTTGTGTTCGCCGAGTTCCTCTATGAAGCCCTCTTCTTTCAGCTGGGCGCATAAGCGGTGTACGGTCGGCAAGGCAATGCCGGTCAGCTCGGCCAGCTGGGAGCGCGAGATGGGACCGCTGTGGCAGAGGGTCTCCAGTATGGCGACGCGATTGCTTCTCGCTACTGTGATACCGTGTACAGCAGCCTGCGTTGATGCGGACATGATGTGGCCTCCCGTACCTTGTGCATATCCTGCTGGGTTGCTCGCTATGTTGCTGGTGAGACGACCTGGCTAGAGTGTGGGTCTTCGATTTATTCTCTAATTGATATTTAATCATACTATACAGCTGGCTTGACCAGTGAAAGCGCGAATTCTTGGATCGGTTCGACCCGCCCAATTACTGACTTTTCAGCGGAATATCGAACTGAATTACGCTGGGCTGCCAGAAGAAACAATCGACGAAATTGTAAAATTCGGTTATTATTCTCAAATTGAGATGTTATAGTGTTACCTACCATACAATTTCACAAGGCTGTGGAAGTACTTTCACGAAGGAGTGCATTATGCCAGGTGTGATGAAGAAGGCTGTAACGGCTGGAATCGCGCTAGCCGCAGTGCTGTCTATGTCAGCGTGCGGTGGTTCAGGGAATGGGGATTCTAATAAGTCTAGCGATGATAAAAAAGAAATCACGCTGACCTTCTCAGATGACCAAAACAACGCATACAAGACCATGGCGGAGAAGTACACCAAGGACAAGGGCGTCAAGGTCAACATTATGGAAGTGCCATACTCTGACCTGAGCACCAAGATTGCCAACGCCGCCAAGGCCAACGATTTGCCGGATGTGGCCCGCGTGCCCCAGGTCAACCCCGTGTGGACCGACCAGCTGGAAGACCTCTCCGACATTGCCCAGAAGCACGACGCCATGAAGGACTTTTTGGTCAAGGATTCCGACGGCAAGATGACCACCATCGCCTCGGATTTGACCTCCGTAGGTCTCATGATTAACACCACCCTCTTTGACAAGGCCGGTGTCTCCTACCCCAAGCCCGCCGACAAGCCCTGGACCTGGGACGAGTTCATCGAAGCCATCACCAAGGTGCAAGACGCGACCGGCGCCAAGTACGGCATGGTGATGGACGCCTCCACCCACCGCGAGCGTTCCTTCATGTACCAGTTCGGCTCCAAGGGCGTTCAGCAGCAGAAAGACAAGACTTGGAAGCTGGACTCCCAGGCCAAGACCGCCCTTGAATTCCTGAAGAAGATTGACAACGACAAGACCATGCCGAAGTCGATTTGGGCTTCCAATGAAGACCCTTCGGCCCTCTTCAAGTCCGGTCAGGTGGCCGCTTACTATTCGGGCAACTGGCAAATCGCTGACTTTATCAACTCCATTTCAGCCTTCCAGTGGAAGACGGTCCCCATGCCTGCCCAGCCTACGGTCGCCACGAACGTGGGCACCAACTACATGGTGGCGCTCTCACCAGCCGGTAAGAAGTTCCTGGATTGGTATTATTCCAAGGACAACTACACCCAGTTCTGCGAGAAGGGCTCCTACCTGCCCGCCCTGAACGGCATCACCCCCCACTACGCCCAGCGCAACGAGGACATGCAGCTCTACCAGGACATCATTAAGAACGCTCCTGCCGAGACCCGCTCCCACCAGGTGGTCACCCAGCTCCAGCTCGCCATCAAGGGTGCTGTTTTGCCCAAGGATGACCCCATGAAGCAGGAAACCGTCAAGTACCTCTCCGGCGAGGAAGACGCGGATGCGGCCCTGAAGAACATGGGCGATCTGTTCACCAAGTACTACAACTCGGAGCAGTAAGCAGTACCGGCAGTAGTGCGAATATCGAGTATCGAATAGTAAATATCGAGAGCTGCGCTGGCTCGACTGGCGCAGCTCTTCCTTCCAAGGCTCTCGGGCAGGTTGGCGCAGTGTGGCCTTACGCGTCCCAGGGCAAGCAATCTTTGGCAATATTGGAGGCGGTTAGAGTGCCGGCAGCAGAAGCGGTGCAACAGGGTGCGCTTGGGGCGCACGCGAAAGAGACAATGCCTGGCGGTGCAGTGGTGTCGCCAGCGGGCACTGGTCAACCATCGAGTGGCAGCCAGGGCAGGGGCAGCATTCCCAAGGGCAAGATGAAGAAGCACATTGCAGCTCCTATGACCTTGATTTTCCCTGCTGTCGTTCTCTACCTTATTTTCTTCATCTGGCCAGCAGCTATTGGCCTGTACTACTCGTTCACCAACTACAAGGGCATGCCTAAGTACAAGACGGTGGGTTTGAAGAATTACACCACCTTGCTGGCCGACCACGATTTCTGGGCCGCCCTCCTACGCACCTTCGAGTTCATTATTTGCTCGGTGCCGCTGAACGTGTGCATCTCCCTGCTGGCGGCCATTTTGGTCACCTCCCGCAAGGCCATCGGCCACACCCTGGCCCGCACCCTCTTCTTCATCCCCTGGCTGGTTTCGCCGATTATCACCGGTCTGATTTGGCGCTGGATGTTTGGCGAGGGCTTCGGCATCGTCAACCAGGTCATTCAGAGTTTCGGCGGTCATGGCCTGCGCTGGGCCACGGATGCCAACCTCTCCTTCGCGGTCCTGGTGCTGGCTGGCGTGTGGGCTGGCATGGCGTTCAACATGCTCCTGTTCATCACGGCCCTGAAGAACGTGCCGGAGTCCCTCTACGAAGCCGCTTCGCTCGACGGTGCCAACGCCTGGCAGCGCTTCGTCAACGTCACCCTGCCCGGCATTGCGCCCACCATGTTCATGGTCGTGCTTCTCGGCACTATCGGCGGTATCAAGGAATTCGCCATGGTCCAGGCCCTGAACGGCGGCGGCCCGGGCACGTCCAACCGCCTGGTCGTGCAGTACATCTACGAGACGGGCTTCTCCAACTCCCGTATCGGCTATGCGTCGGCGGCCTCGATGATCTTGCTGGTCATCCTGGTAATCGTCTCGCTCATTCAGATGTGGTTCAACAAGCGTAATGGAGGCAAGTGATGAGTCAGGCAAGCATCAGCGTTCAAACGCCCAACCAGCAGGCCAACTCGGCTTCGCGCAAGGTCTCGTCCAAGCAGACCTCCGGCTCCTTCTGGAGCAAGTTCCGAGACAAGGCACCCTCCACAATTATGCTGTGGTTCCTGGTCATCTGCTTCGCTTTCCCCGTCTTTTGGCTCATTCTCTCGTCCTTCAAGGGCGCCGACGAGCTCTTTGCGGTCCCCTTCAGCTTCTTCCCTAAGCGTTGGACCACCTCTGGTTACGCGCAGGCCTGGAGTCAGATTGATTTCGCCCGCTACTTTGGCAACACGGCAGTCGTGGCAATTATCACTACGATATTAACTCTGATTGTCTCCTCGATGACCGGCTACGCGCTCGCCAAGTACGACTACTGGTGGACCCGCCTCTTCTTCCTGGGCATCCTGCTCACCACCATGCTCCCCACCGAGGTCATCATGTCCCCGTCCTTCCTGGTGGTGCGTGATTTGGGGCTCTACAACACCCTGGCCGGTATTATCGTGCCCTCGATTATTACGGCGACCGGCATTTTCATGTTCCGCCAGTTCTTCATCACGGTGCCCGACGAGATGATGCAAGCGGCCCGCGTGGACGGCTGCTCGGAGTTGCAGATTTTCCTGCGCGTCATGCTCCCCATCTCCAAGCCCTGCATGGTCACCCTAGCTATTTTCTCCTTCCAGTGGCGCTGGAACGACTACATTTGGCCGCTCTTGATTCTCAACGACTCCAAGCGCTTCACCCTCCAGGTGGCCCTGCGCACGCTCGTGGGCGCCGAGAAGATTAACTGGGCCGTGCTCCTGCCAGCCTCGGTCATCTCCATGATTCCGCTGGTGGTCATCTTCATGTTCTGCCAAAAGTACATTGTCGGTTCCGACGTGGATGCTGGCTTCAAGGGCTGAGCAAGGTAGACAGAGCCGGCAGAGCCTAGGAGCCCTGCCGGCAGTAGTGCGAGAGTGCGCAAGTGTGCGTGCGGGTGCGAAAGGAAGGCTTTTCTCCAATGATGCGAGATGAGGAGTATGTGGGCAAGGTCATTCAGGCGGCTGTGGAGGAGATTCCCAGCCAGGTAGAGCGGCTGACGGGCAGCGACCAGGCCCGCGCGCAGCTGGAGCGGCTGGCTCACCGGCCTACCATGGAGCTGATTAAGGGCATTGTGGCGCTCGCTATCGTCCGCCCAGATCTGCTGGCAGAGCCCGCTCAGCCCACTCAATCTGCGCAGTCTGCACAATCTGCGCAGTTCGCACAATCTGCGCAGTCCGCACAATCCGGCCTCCTGGGCGGCCTGGAAGCCCTGATCCACCACCTGACCGACCTGCAGATGGACATGGGCCTGTTTTCGGGCGGCGACAACCTGGTCTCCCCGCCCGACTCCGCCTTCACCATCAACGACCTGTGCCTGGCCATCGAGCTCCTGCGCAAGCCCGAGTGCCCCCCGCGAGTGGTGGCAGCGGCTCAAGGGCCCCTGGAGGCTATTGCCCAGGCGGCCGTCCCGGCTATGCTGACCGGCGGCATCCACACCCCCAACCACCGCTGGGAGATTTCGAGTGCCCTGGTGGGCTTGAGCCTCGTCGTGAGTAGCGATGACACAGGCCGTAAGCTGCGGGCCCGGGCCGATGCCTGGCTGGCTGAGCACATCGACATCCAGTCCGACGGCCTCTATTCGGAGCGCAGCCCTAATTATTCGGCATACGTCTCGAACCCCTGCCTCATCGCCCTGGCCCGCCGCCTGGGTGAGCCCGAGTTTCTGAGCATGGTCAATCGCGACCTGCGCGCTATGGCGGCCCTCATGCAGCCCAACGGCTTCCTGGAGACCGTGCAGTCGCGTCGGCAGGATCAGTTCGCTGACTTCGACCCCATCCCCTTCCTCTCCCAGGCCCGCCTGCTGGCCAACCTCTACCAGGACCCGGATGTGGTGGCTTTTGCGGCGAATTTGAGCGCACGCCCGCTGGTGGATCCGGCCCGGCATCTGGCCGAATACGTGATTGACCCCCGCCTGGCCCAGCCCCTGCCGCCAGCCCAGGAGGGCGCAGTTTCGTCCGAGCAGCCTCGCGTCACCGACTTTTCCGACACCAAACTTTCGCGCGTGGTTCTCAGCGGCTCCCTGACCAGCCCTCGCGTGGCTGCTTCGGTCTACGCGGGCTCCGATTTCGGCGCTACCGGCCGCGTCTCGTCCGGCCTGGCCAACAACCCCTCCATCATGGACTTCACCACCGCCCAGCTGTCGGTGGCGGCCCTGCGCATCTCCCCGCAGTTCTTCGACATTGGCCCCCTGCGCCCGCAGGAGTGGAGCCGAAATGGCCTGAATTGGACCCTGCACGAGTCCCGGACCAGCGGCTACTACCAGCCCCTGCCGAGCGAGCTCATCCGCGCCGACGGCACCTACCCCATGACCTTTGAGGGCCGGTTCTGCGCCCAAATGGCCTTTGACCAGCGCTCCCGCACGGACATGACCCTGCTCTCCACGGTCCAGATTGCCATGCACCCCAACGGTTTTGACCTCCTGGTTCACTTCGACGGCCCCCGCACCCCTTTCGCCTGCCTGCTCGCCTTGAGTGGCCCGGAAGATGGCTGCCCTCAGGCTTCCAGCGGCATCGAGATTCTGCAGGGCGCGCAAGAGCACGAGGGAACCTGGCTGGCCCAAGCCGGTCAGCAGGTGCAAGTCCGCCGGGCGGGCACCCTCCTGCGCCTGGACCACCAGGAGGAGCCAACCCTGGTCTCCTGCGACTACGACCCCGGCGAGACGGTCACGTTCGTGGGCGGCAACGACCGTATTCCCGGCCTTCCGCTCGTCTTCTCGGGCACCACTTCGTCCGACTTCCGCTTGGCTGCTCGCTTTGAGGGTCTGTCCGGTGGGTCCGAAGGAGGCCAGCTGTGATCAACGTTGCCGTGCGCGGGCATGACGTGCCCAATGCCGAAACTTTCGAGGGTCTGGGTGCCCAGATGGAGGCCTACGGGGTCCACTCGGTCCAGCTCTCCCTGCCTGCCCTCTACCCGCAGATTGCCGGAGCCTCGCAGATCAACCCGGGCATGGGCCAGTACTGCGCGCGCACCCTGGCCCAGCACCAGGTTTCGATTGCTGTTCTGGGCTGCTATATCAATATGATTCACCCGGATTTGGCTCTGCGCGAACAGCTCCTGCTCAAGTTTGAGGCCTACCTGCGCAACGCCCGCGCCTTCAATGCGCCGATTGTGGCCAGCGAGACGGGCTCGGTGCGGCCGGTGCCCAACGTGCGCACACAGGAGAATTTCACCGACGAAGCCTACGCCCAGGCGCGAGACGTCATCGCCCGCCTGGTGGCTTACGGCGAGCAGATGGGCGTCACGGTCGGCATAGAGCCGGGCATCAACCACCCTATTTACAGCGTGGAGCGCACCCGCCAGCTGATTGACGACATCCGCTCGCCCTACTTGGGCATTGTATTTGACTCGACTTCCCTGGTTTCCGCCAGCAACTACCGCCAGCAGTTGGACTACGCCCAGCGCGGTTTCGACCTCTTCGCCGACAAGATTGTGGCCGTGCATGTGCGCGACTACACGATTGTGCCGGGCCAGGAGCAGGTGCAGCCTTGCAACAACGGCGAAGGCCTCATGCCCGTGGAGGGCGTTCTGAACTTAGTGCAGCAATACCGCCCGATGGTGGCCGTGGTGTTTGAGGAGACGAAAGGACCCGCAATCGCCAGAGTGGTTAAGCGGTACGCTGGGTACTAAGGGGTTTCGACTTGTCCGGCTGGTAAGCTGGGTGAATCGGCAACGATGCTAGTGAAGTGAATGAAAGGTGGCAGCTCTTATGGCTGAATTCAAGATGTCAGATTTTTCTTTGGAAGGTAAGACCGCGCTCGTCACGGGTGCCAGTCACGGTATTGGTTTCGCCATTGCCAAGGCCCTGCACACGGCCGGCGCGAAGATTGCCTTCAACGAGATTAGCGAGAAGGGCGTGCAGAACGGTCTCCAGGCCTACGAAGAGGCCGGTATTCCCGCCAAGGGCTACCAGGCAGATGTGACCGACGAGGCGCAAGTCACGGACCTGGTCAAGAAGGTTGAGGCCGAGGTTGGGCCTATCGACATCCTGGTCAACAACGCGGGCATTATCCGCCGCATCCCCATGCTCGACATGGATGTGGAGGACTTCCGCAAGGTGATCGACGTGGACCTGAACGCTCCCTTCATTGTCTCCAAGGCTGTGCTGCCGGGCATGATTGAGCGCGGCCATGGCAAGATTATCAACATCTGTTCCATGATGAGCGAGCTGGGGCGCGAGACGGTTTCCGCCTATGCAGCGGCTAAGGGCGGCTTGAAGATGCTGACCCGCAACATCTGCGCTGAGTACGGTGCGGCCAACATCCAGTGCAACGCGATTGGGCCCGGCTATATTGCCACCCCGCAGACCGCGCCCCTGCGTGAGCGTCAGGCCGACGGCTCCCGTCACCCCTTCGACCAGTTCATCATCGCCAAGACTCCAGCCGCTCGCTGGGGCACGGCTGAGGACCTGCAGGGTTCGGCCGTATTCCTGGCTTCGGACGCTTCCAACTTCGTCAACGGCCATGTGCTCTATGTGGACGGCGGCATTTTGGCTTACATCGGCAAGCAACCCCAGTGATCGTTGGGCTTGCTCGGCTTCTAGCATAGGAAGCCGGGCGAGCCTTGCCTTTGTGCGCAGAGCGAGAGACAATAGTAGGTATAAATTATCAGATTGATAATTAAGTGAGGACAAACCATGAAGGTTGCTTTAATCAACGAAAATTCTCAGGCTTCCAAGAACTCCATCATCTTCCAAGCGCTCAAAGAGGCGTGCGACGAGAAGGGTTACGAGGCTTTTAACTACGGCATGTACGGCGAGGAGGGCGAGTCCCAGCTCACATACGTGCAGAACGGCCTGCTCGCCTCCATCCTCCTGGCTTCGGGCGCGGCTGACTTCGTGGTCACCGGCTGCGGCACCGGCGAGGGCGCGGTCACGGCCCTGAACGCCTTCCCGAACGTGGTCTGCGGCCTGGCCGTGGAGCCCACGGATGCCTACCTCTTTAGCCAGATTAACGGCGGCAACGCCCTGTCCATTCCTTACGCCAAGGGCTTTGGCTGGGGTGCTGAGCTGAACTTGAAGCTCATCTTCCAGCGGCTCTTCGCCGAACCCATGGGCGCTGGCTACCCCAAGGAGCGTGCGGTTCCTGAGCAGCGCAACGCTGGCATTCTGAGGGACCTGAAGCAGCAGATTGCTAAGCCCCTGCCGCAGATTTTGAAGGAAATTGACCAGGACTTCCTCAAGGAAGCTATTGCTGGCCAGCACTTCAAGGAATATTTCCAAGCCAATGCCAAGCCGGGTGAAGTGACCGACATCATCAACGGTCTGCTCTAAATTGTGGGGCTGAAAAGCCTTACTGTCTGACACAAGGCTCGCTGAGCGCCAGCCTGAGCTGTACGCTCAGCGGGCCTTTATGCTGCCTGGGCGCAGGAGGGGACTGCCTCTCGGGGGAGTTTGCTGCGGTAATGCTGGGTATTGGGCAAGTGTTTCAGCATTGTTCAGTAAGGCTCAGCAGGGCTCGGTAATTCTTAGTAACCATCAGTAATTCTCTGTAGTTCTCTGTTAGCCGTCTGTTTTTTTTCTCAACTCTTTCACCAGCGAGGTAGGTCGTGGGCATTCTCATCGGTATCATTCCGGCTATCTTCTGGGGGTGCTTCCCCTCTGGCTGCAAAAGGTAGGCAAGGGCGGCTTCCGCAGTCAGCTCATTGGCACCACGATCGGCATTGTCTTCGTGGCGGCGGCCATCCACCTGGTGGCGGGTTACAGCCTGGCGCCCAAGGTCTGGCTCCTCTTTTTGCTCTCGGGTTTCTGCTGGAGTTTCGGCCAGGCGGGCCAGTATTACTGCTACACCCACCTGGGCGTCTCCATCACCATGCCCCTGTCCACGGCCCTACAAATCATTGGCAATTCGGCCATCGGTGGCCTCTTCTTCGGTGAGCGCTCCGGTTCGCGCGCCATTGAGCTGAGCGCGGTG
This window of the Bombiscardovia nodaiensis genome carries:
- a CDS encoding sugar ABC transporter substrate-binding protein translates to MPGVMKKAVTAGIALAAVLSMSACGGSGNGDSNKSSDDKKEITLTFSDDQNNAYKTMAEKYTKDKGVKVNIMEVPYSDLSTKIANAAKANDLPDVARVPQVNPVWTDQLEDLSDIAQKHDAMKDFLVKDSDGKMTTIASDLTSVGLMINTTLFDKAGVSYPKPADKPWTWDEFIEAITKVQDATGAKYGMVMDASTHRERSFMYQFGSKGVQQQKDKTWKLDSQAKTALEFLKKIDNDKTMPKSIWASNEDPSALFKSGQVAAYYSGNWQIADFINSISAFQWKTVPMPAQPTVATNVGTNYMVALSPAGKKFLDWYYSKDNYTQFCEKGSYLPALNGITPHYAQRNEDMQLYQDIIKNAPAETRSHQVVTQLQLAIKGAVLPKDDPMKQETVKYLSGEEDADAALKNMGDLFTKYYNSEQ
- a CDS encoding sugar ABC transporter permease — protein: MPGGAVVSPAGTGQPSSGSQGRGSIPKGKMKKHIAAPMTLIFPAVVLYLIFFIWPAAIGLYYSFTNYKGMPKYKTVGLKNYTTLLADHDFWAALLRTFEFIICSVPLNVCISLLAAILVTSRKAIGHTLARTLFFIPWLVSPIITGLIWRWMFGEGFGIVNQVIQSFGGHGLRWATDANLSFAVLVLAGVWAGMAFNMLLFITALKNVPESLYEAASLDGANAWQRFVNVTLPGIAPTMFMVVLLGTIGGIKEFAMVQALNGGGPGTSNRLVVQYIYETGFSNSRIGYASAASMILLVILVIVSLIQMWFNKRNGGK
- a CDS encoding sugar ABC transporter permease, whose amino-acid sequence is MSQASISVQTPNQQANSASRKVSSKQTSGSFWSKFRDKAPSTIMLWFLVICFAFPVFWLILSSFKGADELFAVPFSFFPKRWTTSGYAQAWSQIDFARYFGNTAVVAIITTILTLIVSSMTGYALAKYDYWWTRLFFLGILLTTMLPTEVIMSPSFLVVRDLGLYNTLAGIIVPSIITATGIFMFRQFFITVPDEMMQAARVDGCSELQIFLRVMLPISKPCMVTLAIFSFQWRWNDYIWPLLILNDSKRFTLQVALRTLVGAEKINWAVLLPASVISMIPLVVIFMFCQKYIVGSDVDAGFKG
- the xylA_1 gene encoding xylose isomerase, with product MINVAVRGHDVPNAETFEGLGAQMEAYGVHSVQLSLPALYPQIAGASQINPGMGQYCARTLAQHQVSIAVLGCYINMIHPDLALREQLLLKFEAYLRNARAFNAPIVASETGSVRPVPNVRTQENFTDEAYAQARDVIARLVAYGEQMGVTVGIEPGINHPIYSVERTRQLIDDIRSPYLGIVFDSTSLVSASNYRQQLDYAQRGFDLFADKIVAVHVRDYTIVPGQEQVQPCNNGEGLMPVEGVLNLVQQYRPMVAVVFEETKGPAIARVVKRYAGY
- a CDS encoding gluconate 5-dehydrogenase — translated: MAEFKMSDFSLEGKTALVTGASHGIGFAIAKALHTAGAKIAFNEISEKGVQNGLQAYEEAGIPAKGYQADVTDEAQVTDLVKKVEAEVGPIDILVNNAGIIRRIPMLDMDVEDFRKVIDVDLNAPFIVSKAVLPGMIERGHGKIINICSMMSELGRETVSAYAAAKGGLKMLTRNICAEYGAANIQCNAIGPGYIATPQTAPLRERQADGSRHPFDQFIIAKTPAARWGTAEDLQGSAVFLASDASNFVNGHVLYVDGGILAYIGKQPQ
- a CDS encoding sugar-phosphate isomerase; this encodes MKVALINENSQASKNSIIFQALKEACDEKGYEAFNYGMYGEEGESQLTYVQNGLLASILLASGAADFVVTGCGTGEGAVTALNAFPNVVCGLAVEPTDAYLFSQINGGNALSIPYAKGFGWGAELNLKLIFQRLFAEPMGAGYPKERAVPEQRNAGILRDLKQQIAKPLPQILKEIDQDFLKEAIAGQHFKEYFQANAKPGEVTDIINGLL